The genomic DNA CTTCAATTCACCGTGCAGCGGCTTGTCGGACACGCAAAGAAGCGTTCCATAGGGCACCCGGAACCGGAATCCGTTGGCAGCAATCGTCGCGCTTTCCATATCCAGAGCAATCGCGCGTGACTGCGAGAAGCGCTGTACCGGTTCCCTGTGATCTCTCAGCTCCCAATTGCGGTTGTCGATGGTGGCAACTGTTCCGGTGCGCATGACGCTCTTCAATTCATAGCCGGTCAAGCCGGTCACTTCCGCAACCGCTTGTTCCAGGGCAACCTGAACTTCTGCCAGCGGAGGAATCGGAACCCAGGTCGGTAAGTCCGCATCCAGCACGTGATCCTCCCGCACATAACCATGAGCCAAAACATAATCGCCCAGCCTTTGCGAATTGCGCAGACCTGCACAATGTCCCAGCATCAGCCAGGCGGCCGGTCTGAGAACGGCAATGTGATCGGTGATGGTTTTTGCGTTCGACGGCCCGACACCGATATTCACCATGGTGATACCGTCATGGCCCTTGCGGCACAGATGATAGGCCGGCATCTGCGGCAGCCGGCTGGGCGCCTCACCTTTGCAAGGCGCATCCTCGCCTTTCAGCGTCATCACATTGCCGGGCTCGACAAAGCACTCATACTCGCCCTCACCGCTTTTCATCATGGTCTGCGCCAGCGCACAAAATTCGTCAATGTAGAATTGGTAGTTGGTGAACAGCACAAAGTTTTGAAAATGAGTCGGACTGGTAGCGGTATAATGGGCCAGCCGGTGCAGCGAATAATCCACCCGCTGCGCCGGAAACGCAGCCAGCGGCATCGGTTCACCCGGCGCCACCTCATATTCTCCATTCGCAATCGCATCGTCGGTAACCGCGAGATCAGGCACATCGAAAACCTCGCGCAACTGGACATCAAGGCGCTGCGACAACCCGCCTTCGACATGCATCCCTTCAGGAAAAGCAAAATGCAGTGGAATGGGTGAATCACTTTCACCGATTTCAATGCCAACCCCATGATTTGCAATCAGTTTGGTGAATTGCTCTTTCAGATATTCACGGAAGAGATCCGGCCGGCTCAACGTGGTCTGATAAGTTCCAGGACCGGCGACAAACCCGAATGATGATCGTGAATCCGGGCGCGTATAGCCGGTCGTCGTCAACCTGGCATAAGGATAACAAGCACGGACCCGGCCGCTGGGCAGTCCATTTTCCAGCAATTCCTTGAAATGCATCTGGATAAAGCCGGAATTGCGGTCGTAGATTTCGATCAGACGGTTGACCGCTTCATCCACATCACTGGTCACCAGAGCCGAAAATGGCTCCGGCATCAGCAATGTGTCGCTCCAGTTCATATCTGCAAGATCAGTCATATTCGCTCCACAATTCAAAGTGGCTGAGGCTTTACGCCGTATCGGAATTTGCTTCAACGGCCGCAAGGGCTGAAATATTGACAATTCCGCGTGAGGTTACAGAAGGCGTTACAATATGGGCCGACTTGGCGCAGCCAAGCAAAATCGGGCCGACATGAAGCGCATCTGTCATTGATTTCAGAAGATTCAGAGCGATATTTGCCGCATCAAGTGTTGGAAACACCAGAAGATTGGCTTCGCCCTGCAGGGGACTGTCAGGCATCGCCTTGGCCCGCATTGCTACGGACAGCGCGGCATCGCCATGCATTTCACCATCCACTTCAAACGTGACGTTCATTGCGCGCAAAACCGCCAGCGCATCGCGCATTTTGCGGGCGGTCGCCGTTTCTCGTGATCCGAAATTGGAGTGCGACAGTAATGCCGCCTTTGGGTCGATGCCAAAACGCCGAATATGACTGGCCGCCAGAATTGTCATTTCCGCAATTTCTTCTGCGGTCGGATTTTCCGTCACATAAGTGTCTGTCAGGAAATAGCCACCACGTGCGTTGATGAGGAGACTGAGGCTCGAATAATCATCCGCTCCGGCTTTCAGCCCGATAATGTTGCGTATGTCCCGCACATGCTTGTCATAGCGCCCCTCCAGACCACAGATCATCGCATCGGCATCACCGCGTTCCAATGCCAGTGCAGCGATCACCGTGGTATTGGTCCGAACGATTGTGCGTGCAGCATCGCTGGTCACACCTTTGCGGCCAACCTTGGAGAAAAACAGATCGACATAATCGCGGTAGCGCGGATCGTCTTCGGGATTGATAATTTCGCAATCGCGTTGCGGGCGGAACCGCAGCCCGAAACGCTCTGCCCGGCTGTCCATGACAGCTGGCCGGCCGATGAGAATGGGAATGGCGATGCCATCTTCCACCAGCACCTGAGCTGCCCGCAAAATCCGTTCATCTTCGCCGTCTGCATAGATAATTCGGGTCGGCGTATTCTGCGCAGCAGCAAAAATAGGCTTCATCAACAGCCCGGATCTGAATACAAACTGGCTTAATCGGTCCACATAGGCGCGCATATCGTCAATCGGCCGCGTCGCAACGCCTGACTCCATGGCAGCTTTTGCTACTGCCGGAGCAATCCGGATGATGAGCCGTTGGTCAAACGGAGACGGGATCAGATATTGCGGGCCGAATGTGTGCGATACGCCGCCATAGGCCTGTGCCACAACTTCAGTCGGCTCCTCGCGCGCAAGCGCCGCAATGGCACGCACGGCGGCATGTTTCATCTCCTCATTGATCGTCGTTGCGCCAACATCAAGTGCGCCCCGGAAAATATAGGGGAAACACAGGACATTGTTGACCTGATTGGAATAGTCGGAACGGCCGGTACAGATCATTGCATCCGGAGATGCCGCCAACGCAGCTTCAGGCATGATCTCCGGATTGGGGTTGGCCAGAGCCATGATCAAGGGCTTCGCGGCCATTCTGGCCACCATCGAGGATTTCAGAACCCCGCCGGCTGACAGGCCGAGAAACACATCTGCACCTTCAATGACATCGTCCAGTGTGCGCAAGGCAGTCTGCTGAGCGAACGTTCCCTTCCATTCATCCATCAGGGCCTCGCGGCCTTCATAGACAACGCCTTCAATGTCCGTCACCCAGATGTGTTCGCGCCGCACGCCAAGAGAGACCAGCAAGTTGAGGCATGCAAGCGCCGCAGCACCGGCGCCAGAAGCGACAACTTTAACCTCGTCCAGTTGCTTACCGGCAAGCTCAACGCCGTTCAGGACCGCAGCACCAACAATGATCGCAGTGCCATGCTGGTCATCATGAAACACCGGAATGTTCATTTTTTCACGCAGGGCGCGCTCGATCTGAAAGCATTCGGGCGCCTTTATATCTTCCAGATTGATACCGCCAAAGGTTGGTTCAAGAGCGCTTACCACGTCGACGAACCGCTCCACGCCGGTTGCATCCACCTCGATATCAAACACATCGATGCCGGCAAATTTCTTGAACAGCACCGCCTTGCCTTCCATCACCGGCTTGGAAGCAAGAGGACCGATTGCACCCAGTCCCAGAACTGCGGTCCCGTTTGACACCACGCCGACCAGATTACCGCGCGCCGTATAATTGAAGGCAAGCGATGGATCGCGTTCAATGGCAAGACAGGGAGCTGCCACACCGGGCGAATAGGCCAGCGCCAGATCGCGCTGGTTTCCAAGCGGTTTCGTCGCCATGATCTCAAGTTTTCCCGGCCTTGGAAATTCATGGTAAAACAGAGCATTCTGCTCAAAGTCATCATTTGCAGATTTGCCATCATTCGACGTATCGCCATCAGCCATTGTTTATTCCTTTGCAGGCGTTGGAGCCCCGATCCAGGCGGTCGGGGTTATGTGGTCGTGATTTGGTCCCACACTTCGGTAACCAAGAAAAGTAATTAGATCGTTTGCGGTTGATATTGAACCGTTTGCAGGCTTGGAAACGCCGCGCAATATAGTGCATCGGGCAGGATGGCTAGTTCGTTGAAATTCCGGGTATGGTAGGTTTGTCCGCGCAGCCGCCGTCCGTACAAACCGAAGCGAACAACCGCTCTCCGTCCAAACTGTCCGTGCAGCAATCGGTCTACCGCACACTTTGATCAAACAATCAGCGAAGGATCGGTAAGAGCCTAATTCGGGAATCCCAAGTTCGGCACCAAGCAGGAGAAGATTGTTGGTTAATTCCCCTTTGAATCCGCGGTTGTCGAAAACGAACCTTGCTTGAGATCAAGCATCAGACGTTCATCGGCATTCCTCATGAGTTCGTAAAACTCATCGACATCCTTTCGGAGCTGCTCACTTGGCTCTACATCATGAGGAAATTCTACTTCGTTGGCCTCTTGCGCAAATTCCAAAGACCCTCTGTTTGCGGTCGCCTGTGCTGAAACAACCAAAGTACGCCCCTCTTTGCTTAGCGCGCTTGCATGCTCCAGCAAGAATTTTTCTAGTCCTATTGCATGCTTTCCGAGATTTCCGGCAATGCGCGCTTGTGCTTCAAGCCAGTCTAAATCAGGTGCCCACAGGTCTGGTACAATGGAGTTGAACAGTCGGTAAAAATCTGCCGCTGCTGCATATTCTCGCTCAAACATCAGCTCTTGACGCTTTAGTAAGAGCCTATTTTGGTCAGTGTCTCTCACTAGAAGATTTTTGTGAGTTTCTAGCAGGATGTCCAGTCGCACCTGATGTGACTGAATAATTCTAGATGAAACGAGCTTGCCAATAAATGCTGCAATGCCTCCGGATACGGAGGCGATGCCGCCAATCGCCCCAACTATTATAAATATCTCATCCCAACCCATCTTCCAGTCTCCATCTGTCGCGTTCCTGTAAGGTTTCCCACCGCAGTAGAGCCTGATGTCAGGATTAGCTACATGAACTACTGTAAGATCAATTAACAATCAAATGGTGCAACATCGTGCTTTTTGGCCTGCCAATCGGTTCGAAGTTTTTTGTGAATGGTTCAAATCTTTGCAATCAGATGCTGGGAGCATTGAGGCCACATCCTAGTTCGTTATTTCCGCAGCAAGCTGCACTCCATTATTTTCTGCCATCAGACGCACATACCCGCGCACGACACCTTCTCGAAAGCTGTAAAAGCCAGACCCATGCCCCTCTACAATTTTGGCGTGGTTGTCTTTTCTTAGAGTTAACAGCCTCTGATTCAGCTTGTAGCGGTCCATTTGCTCATGCTTGCAATTCAATCGATACCTGGCCCCCACAATCCGTCGATATGATTGCTCGATGTCGTCAAGCTTGCGTTTGGTTGCTGTACGATCAGCTAGTGCCCATAGAGCTTCTTCATATTCCGTTTGGTTTTTTGCTTTTTCTGTCGCCAATGAATAGATACGTTTCAAGCTCGGTTCTGTTTTTTGTAGTGCCTCTTTTAAAGCAATCTCAAAATGAACACGCTGGCACTGGCTCACTTCAGCCTGATCATCAAGCATCGCATAAATCAGGCACTGACCAATCAAATGGACAAAATGCGGAAATCCATCACTGATAATGCCGATCCGTAGCAAAATTCCCTGGTCAATTTGCACGTGCAGCGGAGCGCTTGCATCTTCAATTATTTTCCACAACATATCATGGTGAAGTTTGTCGATCTCCACTGGCTCAAACATACGGCCAGTAGATAAGTGCTCACCGAGAATTTCATTCACATTCGCGCCAATCCCGCAGAAAATAAATCGCATATCCTCGACTTGCGTCCCAACATTTTTTAACAACTCAGCAAAAGCGGTTTTCTCTTCATGTTTAACACGGTCAAACTCATCGATAGCAATGATGATTTGGCCTTGGCGCTTGCTGCGCACGAAACGCAATACATCATAGACCTCCGCCCAACTGGTTGGCAGGGGCACCGCAGATTTATCAGTTTGCTTAAAATTGGCATTCGCACCAGCAATGCCAGGTATAGATACCCCAGCGCCCGCGCTCCATCCGCCGCCACTGGCGGCTATGCGCTGCTTCAAGGCAACCGCGCTATTGCCAATAATTTGGACCACTTCAAAGAAAGTGGTTTGCTCACCGCAGGGTACATAGGTAAAATTTTCTATGCTGCACACATTCGCCTTGCCTGCAGTCATGGCGAGCGAGGTTTTTCCAACCCCTCGCTCGCCGAAGATAAAGACATGTCGCCCTGGTGAGGTCAATGCGCGACGGATCTGCTCTAAATATTTCTCTCGACCAATCAAACGCACTGGATCGCTAATTACGTCCGATGGTGTCAAGTGCTGTGCAAGAATTTCGTCCACCTGAACAGATGTGAAGTTGCGAATAGTCAAATTCAGTTCCCACTTAAACGTTGAGCACCCACATTGGTGCTGTTGATCTGTTTAAACAATTACTAACTGATTCCTATCTCCAAGATACTATTATCAGAAGAAAATCCTTGATTAGGTGTCTAGTCCCGGCATTTGATGGATCGGATTTAGATTGAATCTTTCTGGTTTGTTTGTCCAGATTTTGCAGATGTATTCATATGGTGTGAGACCACCGAGGGTTTTGAGTCTTCGGGCGTAATTGTATGCATTGATGAAGTCGTTGAGATGGTCGCGCAGTTGGCTGTGGTCATCGTAGTGGTAGCGTTTGACGGTGGCGTCTTTGATGGTTCGGTTCATCCGCTCAACCTGGCCGTTTGTCCAAGGGTGTCTGATTTTTGTGAGCCGGTGTTGAATTCCGTTTTCCTGACAACGCATGTCGAACATGTGCGTCATGTATGTTGCCGTTGGCCCATCTTTGTAGCGCGGTGGGAAAGTGAACTGGATGCCATTGTCGGTGAGAACAATGTTGATCTTGTATGGAACGGCTGCAACGAGGGCTTCGAGGAAGGCTGATGCCGTTCGCCTGTTTGCTTTATCAACGAGTTGAACAAATGCAAATTTGCTTGTCCTATCAATGGCAACATACAGATGTAGTTTCCCCTCCATAGTGTGCAATTCGGCAATATCGACGTGGAAATAGCCAATGGGATAACGCTTGAACTTCTTCTTGGCGGGTTTGTCACCGTTCACGTCGGGCAAACGGCTAATGCCATGACGTTGAAGACAGCGGTGTAATGATGAGCGTGTCAGATAGGGAATGGTCGGCTGAAGCGCATAAAGGCAATCATCCAGCGGTAAGAGAGTGTGTCGCCGAAAAGCAACAATTGCGGCTTCCTCAATCTTACTGAGAACCGTGGACTGAGGTTGCTTCGGACCAGTTTTACGGTCTTCAACGCATGTCCGCTTTTTCCACTTCAAAACCGTCTTGGGGTTGACCCCATAGGTCTCGCTCAAGTCCGAGGCCGAAGCTTGCGATCGCTGTATTGCTGCTCTGATAGCGTGCGTAGTCGTGGCGCTGCCGTGTAAAACTTGTCCCATAATGCTTCCTTCCATTCAGGAGAGAATATTGCACCATCAAATGCCGGGACAAAACATCTAAGAAGCTCTGGCTATCGGCTGGACGACTTCGGCTTCGACTTCATAAAGAATTTCCGTTGGCCTGTAATTGTGCAGCGGAGAAATCCGGGTGTTTTCAAACACGGAAAACTTATTCTTCGCCACGACGGATCTTCTGACCAGATCGATATATTCCTCCGGCGGAAGTGGCGGCGAGAAGAAATAGCCCTGGGCCGCCGAAATCCCGAGCTTGCGCAGTGAATCCACCTGATGCTGGTTCTCGACACCCTCGGCAATGATACCCATATCCAGGCTCTTGGCCAGTTCCACGATGATATCAATGATCGTCATTGTGGTGACATCGTTGCTGAAGCTGTCGACAAACATCTTGTCAATCTTGATGACATCGAGTCCCAGTTTCTGCAGGTAGGAAAAACCACCATGGCCAGTGCCGGCATCATCCAGTGCAACGCTTGCACCGAGTTCCTGCATGCCGGAAATCGCCATGCGCGCCACCTGGAAATCCTGTACAGGGTGCCGTTCGGTCAATTCAAACACCAATTGCTGAAACGAGATGTTGCTCTTTCCGAATATTGCCCGAATGTCATCGACAACAGCCATATCCTCAAAATGCTTGCCGGTCAGATTGATGCCGATTTTCAGTTGGCCGAAATCCTTCGACAATTCATTCAGTTCAGCCGCCACCCGCTTCATCAGATCATGGGTGACTTTCATAATGACACCGGTGGTCTCGGCATAGGCAATGAACGCTGCAGGTTGAACCAGCTTGCCCTCTCTGGTTCTGAACCGAAGCAGAACTTCACATCCCAGAATGTTGCCATTTCCCATATCCACAACCGGTTGATAGTAGGCCAGAAATTCGCCCTCATCAAACACCGCGCTATATTCAAATTCCGGGCGGCCTGATCGCCAGCCGATCAGCAGCAGCAGGAACAAAATGACGAGCCCACCGAGAATGCCGACCTGAATGGCACCATTGTCGAGCCGGTCATAGATTACCGGCAGGACCTCCGATCCGACGGATATGGTGACCACCAGAGGAAGCGCTTTGGAAGACATGGTCTGGCTGAAGCGTTCCGGCAGGTTCCGGACATCGATGGCCCACCTTGCAATCGCCCCCACCTTATGCCGGTACATGATCTGATTGTCGACGTGGATCCAGCGGTCACCGCTGGTCAACAGCGCGTCGTAGGAAAGGTAGGGCCTGATAAGCGTCGAGCCGATATCTTCCGGCAGAACTGACGGAGCGAACCGGACGACATAGCGCTGGTTCAAACCATTATTGATCACCAGCACAAGCGGGCGGCGTTCCAGTCGTGCATCCTCAAGAACCGCGAGCGTCAATGTTGGCGTATCCAGGCTCCACGGCTTCAGGAAACCTTCAATCGGTTGACCCGGCCGCAACACGGAACACGCCAGCGTCCCGTCGGAAGCAACGAATCCGATATCCTGTACGTGATCCAGTGATCCAACGACGTAGCGGCTGATACTTTGGAAACGCGGCGAGCATCCTTCAACTTCTCCCAGCCGTGACTGGGATATGGTATTGATAACCGCCGCCGCCTCGCGGTCAAATGCCCCGATAAGCGTTCGGCCGATCGACGTCATTTCTGCGTCCAGGATGTCCTGAGCATCCTTGCGCATGGCGTTATGGGTCTGACTAGAGATAAAACCTGCCACTGCGAGGAACACAATGATGGCAGCAATACTGATAATCAGCCGTCGTCTTATCCGTTTCAAGAATCGCAAGTTGAGAACCCGTTTCATTGTCCGCATTCAAACTAACAGGCGGCGTGTAAACGGATGCTTAACTATAAGTCTGCAGTTGCCATAACAGGACGAATACCGTCAGGGATTGCTGTGCTGGTTTGCGTTGACCAGTTTCAGAAATTTCGGTGCCCGGTCATCCGGATCAAGCTTGGGTCCAGCTGTGCTTTCTCTTGAAATCGCCTCTTCCATAAAGACCTTATATGCCTGCGGGCCAAGCGGACGGGAGTAGAAATAACCCTGGGCCATATCGACCCCCAATTCTTTCAGCTTGGCAACCTGTTCCACGCTTTCGATACCTTCGGCGACGACCAGGATCTGCATATCCCCGGCCAGTTTAATCAATGCCTCGACGATGGTTTTCGAGAAACCCGAATCCGACACACCGTCTATGAATAATTTGTCGATCTTGATGATATCGACTCCAAGCTCCATCAGATATTTCAGCCCGTTATGTCCTGTCCCCACATCATCCAGCGCAACCTGACAGCCCAGAGCCTGTAGCCCGGCGATGATCTCCTTGGCCTTGTGAGACGATTCCATCGGCAGGCGTTCGGTCAATTCGAAGGTCAATTGCTCAAATCGGAAATTTGAGGCAGCAAAAACGCTCTTGATTTCTGCAATGGTTTCCGGTCGATTGAGGTGATCGCTGAACAGATTTATACTGACTTTCAGGGAGGGATGACGGCTGTAAAACGCTTCCAGGTCTTCTCGGACGCGCTGCATCAGCAGCACTGTCATTTCAACAGCCAGACCGGAACCCTCCGCTTCTTCAATAAACGTGTTCGGGTGAGCCAATGTGCCATCGGGCCTGCGCAATCGGACAAGCGCTTCGCAGCCGATATATCGTCCGGTCCGCAAATCAATTATCGGTTGATAGCTGGCAACAAGCTGACCATCCTTGATTGCAGTTTCCACATTACCGATGGCTGAGCCGTCCGCTTGTGTCAGAAACCACAATCCGATGAAAACAGCCGTTCCAAACATCAATGCGCCGAAAATCAGAACCGGAACCGAATGATTTACAGGCAAGGCCTCGAGACCGGTGTTGGCCACCAGAACGGTCATCCGAAACGGCAGCCCGGTGAGTTCGCTTTCCAGGATGCGATAGTGCTCAAGCCGGTCCGAAGCAGGCAGTGATAAAGTGGAATTCGGCCAACGGCCCACATCCGTGCCATCTTCCATGGACAACATCACATATCCATCATCCAGCAACGCACTGTATTTTCTGGCCGACAGGAGCGCATTTGACAGAACCAGCGCGCTCAGTTTCCGGTTCTCGGCAATATTCCGGGAAACCAGCAACGCTTCGAGTTGCCCGGATTCAACCTGGACGGCTTCAATCTGATAGGCGCTGTCTGGCAGGTTTTGCGGAGCTGTTCGGCTGCGGATGGTCTGCCGCTTCTCGGACACAGAACAAATGATATTGTTACTGCCGTCACTGACCATCAGGTCCTTGACGTAAACACTCGTGTAGCTCACCTGCCGCATCAGCTCTTGCGACACAGTGTTGCAAGGCGCAAGCGCCGTATTTGAGTAAGTATCCAGCACCGATTTGGCGTCTTCAAGAACCAGTGCGACCTGATTACTTAGGTCCGTTTTCAATTGCACCATTGCAACGGAAATGTCCCGCTCGCGAGCCGCCTGATGCAGGATTGAGACAAGAAAGAACGGCACCGCGATGCATATCACGGCACATACCATCAATAGGAATGGTCGTTTTCCTCGAAGCAACTCCAATTTTCCTTTACGAATCCGTGCCTGTTAATACCATGGCACAGATAATCAATATAATTCCAAAATCATTAATATTTTAGCTGTTTTCTTAACCCTGTAACCGGCCGGATTGAGCCTTGATCCGCCCAATTTGCCAGAGATGCGAAACTTGTGATTCCGCAGAAAACTCAGTAAGAAAAAGCAAAGGATCAACAAAGTTTGATCTCCACCACAAACCTTTATTGCCTGTCACTGGTTGATGCGCAGCGGCTGCGGCCTATTGTTCAGACAGGCGGGGCTGTCCCATGTCGCCACCGCCTTATTAATGAGGACCTTCATGATATCTTTCAAACATCGCGTCATTGGCGCAACCCTAACGGCAGGCCTATTCGTTCCCGGTCTCGCATTCGCTGCACCTGACGCTATCGCTGTGGCTGATCGACTGGTCGAGATCATGGAAACGTCAGCGTCCGATGCGTCTTACGAAAGCGCGCAATACAATGCGGCGGACGACACGGTGACAATCGTCAACCTCGCATTCACCGAAGATAAGGATACCGGCTCCTTTGCAACTGTAATCATTCAGGGCTATGACGAGGCCAATACAGGCGGATTTGGAGCAGACCGGGTTACAGCATCAGGATTTGAACTGGTTAATGACAAGGCGCAAATTCTAATTTCCGAATTGAGCATCGCAAATCTTGATATCCCTTCTGTCGACGTTGACACTGACGATCCGGAGTCCTGGAATCAGGTCACCTATACAAGTCTGGAATTTGCAAATATCCGAGCCATCCCGAAAGGCTCTGACCCGATCACGGTGGCCTTGGTAAAAAGTGCCATAAACTACACCGGCGACGATGGCATCAGCGGGAATGGAAGCCTGTCGATCGACGATCTCTCAGTACCGGCACAGATAATGGAGGGCGAAGCAAGAGCCTTTATGAAGGCTTCGGGCTATGACAGCCTTGAGCTTGATATAACCGTCGATGCTGCCTATGACGCCATCGCGAAAACGCTCGACCTCAACACATTGACCGTTGACGCTCAGAATATGGGGGTCGTCAATTTCTCGGCTCAAATGGGCGGTATACCGAAGGACCTGCTGCGCGATTCGGCTCAAATGCAGGGTCTTATGGCCACAGCAACATTGCGCGGAGCCCGGCTCAGCTTTGCCAACGCATCGATTTTTGACAAAGGTCTGGATTTTGCTGCCGGTCTGACCGGACAGGATCCGGCCCAATTGAAGGCGCAAGCGCCGTTTGTGCTTGGATTCGGCCTGGCGCAGATCAACAATGAGGCTTTTACCAAAATGGTGACCAGGGCTGTGACTGATTTTCTTGACGATCCAAGATCCCTGACCGTGACAATAGCGCCGGAAAATCCTGTTCCGGTTGCCCAGATTGCAGGCGCCGCAATGAGTTCGCCGAAGGTTGTCCCTGATCTTCTCGGCGTCGCAGTCGTCGCCAATCAGTAGCTCAATCGTCCGAGACCAGAAAAAAGGCGGTGACTTTCAGTTGCCGCCTTTTTTTCGCCAAAGCTTCGCACTCAGTTGCAACCAGGATAAAGCTGCCTATAAGGACTCTAGAACCTGAATCCGGTTCAGGTAGGACTGTCACAAGGCCAGCTTAACGGAACTTCCCGAGGTATTTAGAAAGTAGCTTCATGACCAATTTTTTTCGCTCCCTGATCGTGCCTGTTGTAACGTTGGCAGTTGCGTTGACTGCGCCAATGGCCCCCGCAGCCGCAGCATCAGATCTGGCTGATACTGTTGGGCAAACCCTGATCGGAACCATGTCGAAGGTCAGTGGCGACACATTCGCCTATGAAACAGCGCGCTTTGAAGAAGCGGATAATACAGTGGTGCTGGAAAATCTGACGTTCACACGCGAAAAAGCCAAACAACCCAGCGTGACGATTGAGACTGCCAGAATTCTCGCACCGGTGATGATGGAAAATGGCGGTTTTACAGCGGATTCGGTAACCACACTGGGCATCGCGCTGAATGGCCGGTCAGTAAAAGGCACCGTCGCATCAGCGCAAGCGTCAAATGTGATGGTCCAGCCAGCCGACCAGATCGTCGAAGGCGCGATCAGTCAGTGGTTTCGCTATGAAACATCATCGGTGCAGAACATTCGCATCGGCGGAACGCCAGAAGCACCCCTTGTCAGCGTTGCCACGATCGATACAGTTGCGGACATCAATGACGATAACATTCCGGTTGCAGGCGAAGTGACTGTCAGTAACGTGTCCATTCAGGTATCGGACCTCTCGGAGTCACGTATCCAGCGCGATATAAAGCAGCTTGGATATGAAGAGATTGGGTTCTCACTGACTGCCAAAGGGTCATACGCACCTGAAGATGACACTTTGACGGTGGAAAGCTTTCAACTCACCGGAGACAATGTGGCGGCACTTTCGTTGTCCGCATCGATCGGCGGTATTCCGGAAAGCTTTATGGCCTCTCCGCTTGACCCGAGGACAATTATAGCCACTGCGA from Pararhizobium sp. IMCC3301 includes the following:
- a CDS encoding EAL domain-containing protein; amino-acid sequence: MICIAVPFFLVSILHQAARERDISVAMVQLKTDLSNQVALVLEDAKSVLDTYSNTALAPCNTVSQELMRQVSYTSVYVKDLMVSDGSNNIICSVSEKRQTIRSRTAPQNLPDSAYQIEAVQVESGQLEALLVSRNIAENRKLSALVLSNALLSARKYSALLDDGYVMLSMEDGTDVGRWPNSTLSLPASDRLEHYRILESELTGLPFRMTVLVANTGLEALPVNHSVPVLIFGALMFGTAVFIGLWFLTQADGSAIGNVETAIKDGQLVASYQPIIDLRTGRYIGCEALVRLRRPDGTLAHPNTFIEEAEGSGLAVEMTVLLMQRVREDLEAFYSRHPSLKVSINLFSDHLNRPETIAEIKSVFAASNFRFEQLTFELTERLPMESSHKAKEIIAGLQALGCQVALDDVGTGHNGLKYLMELGVDIIKIDKLFIDGVSDSGFSKTIVEALIKLAGDMQILVVAEGIESVEQVAKLKELGVDMAQGYFYSRPLGPQAYKVFMEEAISRESTAGPKLDPDDRAPKFLKLVNANQHSNP